Genomic DNA from Brevinematales bacterium:
GCAGGTGGCCGTCTTCGATACGGCGTTCCACCAGACTATGCCGAAAAGCGCGTTCCTCTACGCGATACCCTACGAGTATTACGAAAAATACGGCATCCGCCGTTACGGTTTCCACGGCACATCGCACCGTTATGTCGCGATGAAGTCGGCGGAATTCCTCAATAAAAAGTTCGACGAGTTCAACTGTATCGTCTGCCATCTCGGCAACGGGTCGAGCATCACGGCGGTAAAGAACGGCCGCTCGGTCGATACGTCGATGGGTTATACCCCGCTCGAGGGGGTGGTGATGGGCACGCGCTGCGGGTCGATCGATCCCGCCATCATCTTCACGATGATGGAGAAGGACAACCTTTCCACCAAGCAGGTCAACGATATCCTTAATAAAAAAAGCGGGCTGATCGGCCTGTCGGGCATCTCGAACGACCTTCGCGCGATTTGGGAGGAAGAGCTCAAGGGCAGCGAACGCGCCTCGGTGACGCGCGAAGTGCTGGTCAAGAGTATCCGTAAATATATCGGCGCATATATGGTGGAGCTCGGCCGTGTCGACGCTATCATCTTCACGGCGGGTATCGGCGAGAATGATTGGAATATCCGCGAACGATGTGTGGCCGGCCTCGAGAACTTCGGGATAATGATCGACCCCGATAAAAACCGAAAGGTCCGAGGCAGCGCGACCGACCTGAGCACGGACGGCGCGACGACCCGCGTCCTGATGATGCCCACCAACGAGGAACTGATGATCGCGCTCGAGACCGAAATGGTCATGAAGGGATAAAAAACGCAAGCAGAACGGATTGACCTATTAAACCGCTTTTTAAAAGGACTCCTATGAAAGGTTCGGTAGTCGATAAAATATTAAAAGCGCGCGAATTAAAGAATGAAAAGAATATCGCTGTCGCCCGCTTAATTTTTATCACCGTAGTTGTCATTCTGGATTATCTTTCGTTCCTAGGGGTAATTTCATATACTAAAATAACACCTACCTTAACTACTTTAATCCTGGATACTTCATTTTTTGTATTCTCAATAATTGTCCTGATGATTTTATTAAGAAAATTCTATTACAATTCTTTGAAATTCTTTGTGATTACTCTGGATTATTTGATTATTGCGATGATGCTCATATTCGATCCTACTGTCCCTAAAGAAGGAAACTGGCCGGGAATGGTGGCGTCGATATTTCTATTTTTATTAAATCTGATCCGGTATTCTAAGAGCGGAACAATCTATTCAGGAATTCTCTCCGTTGCTCTTCTGACAGCATCAAGCCTCAATCAGGGAAATGCAACTGATTTATTCCCTATGATAGTGAGCTTACTGATGATGCTGTTTATCGGGTATTCGATAACCGCGTCGAATAAGAAAATGATGGTGGAAGCCAACACTAAAAAAATGATGGAACGGTACTTGCCTCCTCAATTAGTCGGTGAGCTATACCGGCAAAATGCCAGCTTGGAGCCGGGCGGTAAAAATCAAGAAGTTACCATACTATTTTCTGATATCAGGTCATTTACCTCTATATCCGAATCTATGCCCGCCGAGGAAGTGGTCACATTACTTAACGGTTATTTATCTATTATGACGGACATTATTTTTACGAATAACGGCACGATCGATAAATTTATCGGCGACGCCATTATGACGACATTCGGCGCCCCGATAAAAAATGACGACGATGCATTTCGGGCGATAAAAACTGCGATATCAATGATTCGGGGATTAAAAGAGTTCAATAAAAACCAGACTCAACTAAAGAACCCTTTAAAGGTAGGCATCGGTATCCATACGGGCGAAGTGATAGTGGGAAATATCGGCTCCGATAGACGTCTCGATTACACAGTGATTGGCGACAATGTTAACCTATCGTCGCGTATCGAGGGACTGACCAAGTATTACAAATGCCCCATCCTGATATCCGAATCTACTTATAATCAGCTCCACGGTGAAAATATGAGCGATGTTTTCTTTTTACGGGAAGTCGATCATGTAGTGGTAAAAGGAAAAACGACCGGTATAAGAATTTTCGAGGTGATGTGTTTCGATGATGATGATGAGAGGCAAGCCAAGAAAACAATCAAAGAAGAATTCGAAAAAGGGCTAAAATTATATCAGGGGCTGAGATTTCAGGAGGCCATCGGCCAATTTAAAAAACTCCCGGAAGATGAACTTTCCGAGCTCTATGTAAGAAGATGTGAACACTATATAAAAAATCCGCCCGAAGCATCATGGAACGGGACTCATGTTCTGGAAACAAAATAATAGTTCATTCAGGGGCACGCCATGCGGTTCATAAAAATTTATCCCGTTTTGATATCTTTCCTTTTTCTATCCTGCGGCGCTCCCTCGGTCAAGAAATATATCCCCATACCATATACCGCTTCCGGTAACGGATTCGATTACGCGCACAAGTCTCCGCCTGTGGCGGATATTCCTATTGTGCTGCAGGGCGATAAATGGCTCGCGCATTATACGAACGACCTCCTGCCGTATTGGACGATGCCCGACGCGCTCGGCGACCCGCAGGGCAATTTCCCGACATACCGCCAGATGGACGGCGCTGTCAGCGGCGATCATACCGCCCGTTATCCCCGAATGATCGGGCGGCAGGTGTTCGTCTATTCGATGGGTTTCCTGATGACGGGCGATACGAAACTCCTCCAATACGCGAAAGACGGGATCGATTGGCTGACGGAGAAAGCGAAGGATACGAAGGCGGGCGGGTGGTATCCCATGCTCGACGCGAAGGGCAACCCGTACGGGAAAAGCCCCAAGACCGCGCAGGACCTCGCCTATACGATACAGGGCTTCGCGGCGTACTTTTTCGTGACACGCGACCCCGCCGCGGAGAAGGAAATCCTCGAATCGTGCGGCCTGATCTTCGATCCCGCAAAGTACTGGGATGCGCCCAATCAGCGGGTGAAGAACGCGATGGATTTTTCCATGCAGAAGGCGGCGGATTCACCTTCGGACGGATGGGATTTGGTCGCCCAACTCGATCAGATCAACGCATACATGCTTTTGTCTCAGCCCGTGCTGACTGAACAGTCGAATCGGCAATTATTCCTCGAACGGATGAAATTACTCGCGGAAGGCCTGGTCGCGAATTTCTGGGAGGACGGCATCTTCTGGGGCGCGAATAATATGAAGGGGAAGTTTCCCGGGCCGCACCTCGATTTCGGGCATACCCTCAAGAGTTACTGGATGATCCTACGGATCGATAAACGGCTTCCCGGGCATCCGTTCTCCGTGTTCCTGTCGAACAATGTATATTTCTGGGTCGATCTGGCTTATCAGGAGAGCAAAGGAATGTGGGCGGATAAAATGTCCGGGTACGACAGCGTTCAGCCGTCCGGGCGAAGCTGGTGGATTTACGCCGAATGCGACCAGTTGACCGCCGACCTGAATCTCATCGATTACCGTTACACCCCCGTGCTGGAAAAGACCGCGGCGAATTGGGTAAAGTTTATCGATACGGAGTATCTCTGCGGGGAAGTCTATCCGGGAGTGAGCTACAGCGGGGGGAAATCCGGCAACGGGAACCCCGCCAGTACGTCGAAGTGTAACGAGTGGAAGAACGGGTTCCATACGACCGAGCATGCGCTGGTCATGTATATCCTCGGGAAGAATCTCGAGGGAAAACCGGTCGACCTCTATTTCGCGGTTCCCCCATCACAGGCTGATACGTTTATAGCTAAGCCCTATCTATTTGAGGGTACCGAGGTAACCCGCGCCAATCTGGGGAATTTTACCGTGGACGGGACTGTGCTTACTAAGGTAAAGGTGACATTTAAGGATATTTACTGATTGAAGGATAGACAATAAAAAACCCCGCTTTTCGTGGGGTTTTTTATTTATCGATATCGTGTTTCCGACATGTGCTTTTTACAGGTTTCGGCATAAGGTATCGCCTCAAGACGCTCGGTCTCGATTTCGATATTGCATGCGAGACAGCTGCCGAAATTACCGTTCTTAATACGCTGAAGCGCTTTACGGATCAGCTCAAGGGTCTCTTTCTGGGTGGTGCTCAATCCTTCGCTGATCGCGACAGAACTGAATGCTTCCGCTTTATCGGCAAGGTCGCCGTCTACCTGAAACGGGTTTTCCTCATCGGAGGTTTCGCCGATTATATTGGTAAGGATTTCATCCTGCATTGCAAGGAGTTTTTTTTCGTAGTGCTTTAATTTTTCTTGTGTCATATTACCCGCCTA
This window encodes:
- a CDS encoding acetate kinase; translation: MKVLVINAGSSSLKYQLIDTATQQAITKGLIEKIGADAEFSFTARNGDKIKSAATAKNHTQALNIVLDNLKDPGNGFIGSLDEIDAIGHRVVHGAEEFSGSVKVDERVIRAIEKCCEIAPLHNPPNLQGILACQEVLPDTTQVAVFDTAFHQTMPKSAFLYAIPYEYYEKYGIRRYGFHGTSHRYVAMKSAEFLNKKFDEFNCIVCHLGNGSSITAVKNGRSVDTSMGYTPLEGVVMGTRCGSIDPAIIFTMMEKDNLSTKQVNDILNKKSGLIGLSGISNDLRAIWEEELKGSERASVTREVLVKSIRKYIGAYMVELGRVDAIIFTAGIGENDWNIRERCVAGLENFGIMIDPDKNRKVRGSATDLSTDGATTRVLMMPTNEELMIALETEMVMKG
- a CDS encoding adenylate/guanylate cyclase domain-containing protein; the encoded protein is MKGSVVDKILKARELKNEKNIAVARLIFITVVVILDYLSFLGVISYTKITPTLTTLILDTSFFVFSIIVLMILLRKFYYNSLKFFVITLDYLIIAMMLIFDPTVPKEGNWPGMVASIFLFLLNLIRYSKSGTIYSGILSVALLTASSLNQGNATDLFPMIVSLLMMLFIGYSITASNKKMMVEANTKKMMERYLPPQLVGELYRQNASLEPGGKNQEVTILFSDIRSFTSISESMPAEEVVTLLNGYLSIMTDIIFTNNGTIDKFIGDAIMTTFGAPIKNDDDAFRAIKTAISMIRGLKEFNKNQTQLKNPLKVGIGIHTGEVIVGNIGSDRRLDYTVIGDNVNLSSRIEGLTKYYKCPILISESTYNQLHGENMSDVFFLREVDHVVVKGKTTGIRIFEVMCFDDDDERQAKKTIKEEFEKGLKLYQGLRFQEAIGQFKKLPEDELSELYVRRCEHYIKNPPEASWNGTHVLETK
- a CDS encoding TraR/DksA family transcriptional regulator, whose protein sequence is MTQEKLKHYEKKLLAMQDEILTNIIGETSDEENPFQVDGDLADKAEAFSSVAISEGLSTTQKETLELIRKALQRIKNGNFGSCLACNIEIETERLEAIPYAETCKKHMSETRYR